In Mycolicibacterium phocaicum, one DNA window encodes the following:
- a CDS encoding wax ester/triacylglycerol synthase family O-acyltransferase, whose amino-acid sequence MNDNQLTALDAGFLQAEDSDSHANLAVAVVALMEGPAPDFAELVTVLDERSATLPRCRQVLHSYPLDLSAPEWVPAPSFDITHHVRRLTVTAPGDDTALHRAVADLMERRLDRSRPLWEAWMLDGLADDRWAIVVKLHHCIADGVAATAMLAGICDNQWADHDEVLSLPSVSDRHPSRAFNPIALGTDAWRMVRSTARSGVRMAFGAAQLVAGVLTTSTQPLNGQLSDMRRFSAVDVSLQDVQMVAKRFGVTVNDVALAAITDGFRSAMLRHDMQPSAGPIRTVVPVSVRPAELLHVPDNRVSILLPDLPVDRPDPLEQLRLVHKRLTTAKSSGQRQAGSFVVAAANLIPFPVMASAVRLLGRLPQHGVVAVTTNVPGPSRRMRLMGRKIVALVPVPPIAMGMRTGIAIMSYADRLTFGVIGDYDAELDADDLARGIEHGIAHLVAVASAATHTRRLGNLMLLSG is encoded by the coding sequence ATGAACGACAATCAGCTCACCGCTCTCGATGCCGGTTTCCTGCAGGCGGAGGATTCCGACAGCCACGCCAATCTTGCTGTCGCAGTGGTCGCCCTCATGGAAGGCCCGGCGCCGGACTTCGCCGAACTCGTGACTGTGCTCGACGAGCGGTCGGCCACGCTCCCCCGCTGCCGACAGGTGTTGCACTCCTATCCGCTCGATCTCAGCGCTCCAGAATGGGTACCGGCGCCCAGTTTCGACATCACCCACCACGTCCGCCGACTCACCGTGACAGCGCCCGGTGATGACACCGCGCTCCATCGTGCGGTCGCCGATTTGATGGAGCGCCGTCTCGACAGGTCCCGTCCCTTGTGGGAGGCCTGGATGCTGGACGGTCTGGCCGATGATCGCTGGGCGATCGTGGTGAAGCTGCACCACTGCATCGCCGACGGTGTCGCGGCGACAGCGATGCTCGCAGGCATCTGCGACAACCAATGGGCCGACCACGATGAAGTCCTCAGCCTCCCTTCGGTATCGGACCGGCATCCCTCGCGCGCCTTCAATCCGATCGCGCTCGGCACCGATGCGTGGCGGATGGTGCGGTCGACGGCGCGCAGTGGGGTACGGATGGCGTTCGGGGCCGCTCAACTCGTGGCCGGTGTGCTCACCACATCGACCCAACCGCTCAACGGTCAGCTCAGCGACATGCGTCGGTTCAGTGCTGTCGACGTCTCGTTGCAGGATGTCCAGATGGTCGCCAAACGGTTCGGCGTCACGGTCAACGATGTGGCTCTGGCCGCCATCACCGACGGTTTCCGGTCTGCGATGCTGCGGCACGACATGCAACCTTCGGCCGGGCCGATCCGTACCGTGGTGCCGGTTTCCGTCCGGCCGGCCGAACTGCTCCACGTTCCCGACAACCGGGTTTCCATATTGCTGCCGGACCTACCCGTCGATCGGCCGGATCCGCTCGAACAGCTTCGCTTGGTCCACAAGCGGCTGACGACGGCGAAAAGCAGTGGGCAGCGCCAAGCCGGCTCCTTCGTGGTTGCCGCGGCCAACCTGATTCCGTTTCCGGTGATGGCATCTGCCGTGCGGCTGTTGGGCCGGCTGCCGCAACACGGCGTCGTGGCCGTGACGACGAATGTCCCCGGCCCGAGCCGGCGAATGCGCTTGATGGGCCGGAAGATCGTCGCGCTGGTGCCGGTGCCCCCGATCGCGATGGGCATGCGCACCGGGATCGCCATCATGAGCTACGCCGATCGTCTGACGTTCGGCGTCATCGGCGACTACGACGCCGAACTCGACGCGGACGATCTCGCCCGCGGCATCGAGCACGGGATCGCTCATCTGGTCGCTGTCGCCTCCGCTGCGACGCACACCCGCCGGCTGGGCAACCTGATGCTGCTCAGCGGCTAG
- a CDS encoding Acg family FMN-binding oxidoreductase — MSEKFPDHQTICAAMALATRAPSVHNTQPWRWRIGSNSVHLYAESSLHLIHTDPDGRDLLISCGAALHHATVAFHALGWQPTVRRFPNPAEPDHLAAIELSPVTPEQPDIALAAAIPRRRTDRRYYSGWPVPLGDIALMTARAARLGIGLRRVKLNDVLTSALRQAVSQHVHDLDYLTELTVWSGRYASVAGVPARSTPTPDHSAALPGRIFAGPVLGQAAGTTASDDNGSLLALGTSTDAPIDRLRAGEATSAVLLTATAQGLSTCPVTEALENPACRAIVRSDVFGDELFPQMLIRVGWAPLNADPLPATPRRALTDVVSLLHDDDPVLGSQPTDDEEADR, encoded by the coding sequence ATGTCCGAGAAGTTCCCCGACCACCAGACGATTTGCGCAGCCATGGCGCTGGCAACGCGTGCCCCCTCGGTCCACAACACGCAACCGTGGCGGTGGCGGATCGGCTCGAACAGTGTGCACTTGTACGCAGAATCGTCATTGCACCTGATTCACACCGACCCCGACGGTCGCGACCTGTTGATCAGTTGCGGTGCGGCCCTGCACCACGCGACCGTGGCCTTCCACGCGCTGGGCTGGCAGCCGACCGTGCGCAGATTCCCCAATCCGGCCGAACCTGATCACCTCGCCGCGATCGAGCTGAGCCCCGTCACCCCGGAGCAGCCCGACATCGCGCTCGCCGCAGCGATTCCGAGGCGCAGAACCGACCGGCGCTACTACAGCGGCTGGCCTGTCCCGCTCGGAGACATCGCTCTGATGACCGCCCGCGCCGCCCGTCTGGGCATCGGGCTCCGCCGGGTGAAGCTCAACGACGTCCTCACAAGTGCGCTGCGGCAGGCTGTTTCGCAGCATGTGCATGATCTGGACTATCTCACCGAACTGACGGTCTGGAGCGGGCGCTATGCCTCCGTGGCCGGAGTGCCCGCTCGAAGTACACCCACGCCCGACCATAGTGCAGCTCTCCCGGGTCGCATCTTCGCCGGACCCGTACTCGGCCAGGCCGCCGGTACGACGGCCAGTGATGACAACGGTTCGCTATTGGCACTCGGCACCTCGACCGATGCTCCGATCGATCGACTGCGAGCCGGCGAAGCGACGAGCGCAGTTCTGCTCACTGCCACCGCACAGGGCCTGTCCACCTGCCCCGTCACGGAGGCATTGGAGAATCCCGCGTGTCGAGCAATCGTCCGATCGGACGTTTTCGGTGACGAGCTGTTCCCGCAGATGCTCATCCGGGTCGGCTGGGCACCCCTCAACGCCGATCCCCTGCCCGCGACCCCGCGCCGCGCGCTGACGGACGTCGTGTCCCTTCTGCACGACGACGACCCGGTGTTGGGTTCACAGCCCACTGACGACGAGGAGGCGGATCGATGA
- a CDS encoding GAF domain-containing sensor histidine kinase: protein MTDVTRQDSSAGHPLRAPLSGLRLRELLSEVQDRVEQIIEGRDRLDGLVEAMLTVTSGLELDETLRTIVHTAIELIDARYGALGVRGTDHELVEFVYEGIDEETRCQIGPLPQGRGVLGVLIDEPKPIRLEDIRTHPASVGFPENHPPMRTFLGVPVRIRDEVFGNLYLTEKASGQPFSEDDEVLAQALAAAAGIAIDNARLYRQSQQRQAWIEATRDIGTALLSGTEPAQVFRQIAEEARSLTDADATLIAVPEDDDAPSSEITELQVIDVVGDVRASSLEAPAADGPIGRAFHARTPLFCRAAELPQAIAVDMASALVLPLRTTDSVIGVLIVLRHTGRPDFTTDQLDTMAAFADQAALAWQLAASQRQKRELDVLADRDRIARDLHDHVIQRLFAVGLTLQGAIPRAKSSDVQRRITDCVDDLQEVITEIRTAIFDLHGSTASTTRLRQRLDAAVASFSSHELHTTVRYDGPLSVIEPDLADHAEAVVREAVSNAVRHGKASAVSVTVNVDNDLRIEVADNGQGLPDGITESGLANLRRRAQDTGGDMTVEPGVDAGTVLRWWAPLP, encoded by the coding sequence ATCACCGATGTGACACGCCAAGACAGCAGCGCCGGCCATCCGCTGCGAGCGCCGCTATCGGGACTACGGCTGCGTGAACTTCTCAGTGAAGTGCAGGACCGCGTCGAACAGATCATCGAGGGCCGGGACCGGCTCGACGGCCTGGTCGAGGCGATGCTCACGGTCACGTCCGGTCTCGAACTCGACGAGACACTGCGCACCATCGTGCACACCGCGATCGAGCTGATCGACGCCCGGTACGGCGCCCTCGGGGTGCGGGGCACCGATCACGAGCTCGTCGAATTCGTCTACGAGGGCATCGACGAGGAAACCCGCTGCCAGATCGGCCCGCTTCCCCAAGGGCGCGGCGTGCTCGGCGTACTGATCGACGAGCCGAAACCCATTCGGCTGGAAGACATTCGCACGCATCCTGCCTCAGTCGGGTTTCCCGAGAACCACCCGCCCATGCGTACGTTCCTCGGGGTACCGGTGCGCATCCGCGATGAAGTCTTCGGCAACTTGTATCTGACCGAGAAGGCATCCGGGCAGCCCTTCAGCGAAGACGACGAAGTGCTCGCCCAAGCCCTGGCCGCGGCGGCCGGCATCGCCATCGACAACGCCCGGCTCTACCGCCAGTCACAGCAACGCCAGGCCTGGATCGAGGCCACCCGCGACATCGGTACCGCCCTGCTGTCCGGCACGGAGCCCGCGCAGGTGTTCCGCCAGATCGCGGAGGAAGCGCGCTCCCTGACGGACGCGGACGCCACGCTGATTGCGGTTCCCGAGGACGACGATGCTCCGAGCAGCGAGATCACCGAACTCCAGGTCATCGACGTCGTCGGCGACGTCCGCGCATCATCGCTGGAGGCGCCGGCGGCCGACGGCCCCATCGGCCGGGCCTTTCACGCTCGGACGCCCTTGTTCTGCCGGGCAGCGGAGTTGCCGCAAGCGATAGCGGTTGACATGGCTTCGGCACTGGTGCTGCCCCTGCGCACCACCGACAGCGTCATCGGGGTGCTGATCGTGCTGCGGCATACGGGCCGACCGGATTTCACTACCGATCAGCTGGACACGATGGCCGCGTTCGCCGATCAGGCCGCGCTCGCCTGGCAACTTGCGGCCAGCCAGCGTCAGAAGCGTGAGTTGGACGTGCTGGCAGATCGCGACCGCATTGCCCGCGACTTGCACGATCACGTCATCCAGCGACTGTTCGCGGTCGGTCTGACGCTCCAGGGCGCCATCCCGCGCGCCAAATCCAGCGACGTGCAGCGGCGCATCACCGACTGTGTCGACGACCTCCAGGAAGTGATCACCGAAATCCGCACGGCGATCTTCGATCTGCACGGCAGCACCGCCTCCACCACCCGGTTACGTCAACGCCTCGATGCCGCTGTCGCCTCCTTCTCCAGCCACGAGCTGCACACCACGGTGCGCTACGACGGACCGCTCTCGGTCATCGAGCCTGACCTGGCCGATCACGCCGAGGCCGTCGTCCGCGAAGCGGTGAGCAACGCCGTCCGTCACGGCAAGGCCAGCGCTGTCAGCGTCACCGTCAACGTCGACAACGACCTACGTATCGAAGTCGCCGACAACGGTCAGGGACTGCCCGACGGAATCACCGAAAGCGGCCTCGCGAACCTTCGCAGGCGGGCGCAGGACACCGGCGGCGACATGACCGTCGAACCCGGCGTCGACGCCGGCACCGTACTGCGGTGGTGGGCACCCCTGCCCTGA
- the dosR gene encoding hypoxia response regulator transcription factor DosR/DevR: protein MVTVFLVDDHEVVRRGLIDLLSADPDLQVIGEAGTVAHAMAQIPALRPDVAVLDVRLPDGNGIELCRDLLSRLPDLRCLMLTSFTSDEAMLDAVLAGASGYVIKDIKGMELAEAIKAVGAGRSLLDNRAAAALMTKLRNAAERSDPLSGLTDQERVLLDLLGEGLTNKQIAARMFLAEKTVKNYVSRLLAKLGMERRTQAAVFVSKLDRPRRSDD, encoded by the coding sequence ATGGTCACAGTATTCCTCGTCGATGACCATGAAGTCGTGCGCCGTGGACTCATCGACCTGTTGAGTGCGGACCCGGATCTGCAGGTCATCGGCGAGGCCGGCACCGTGGCGCATGCCATGGCGCAGATCCCCGCGCTCCGGCCCGATGTCGCCGTCCTCGATGTGCGACTGCCGGACGGCAACGGCATCGAACTGTGCCGCGATCTGCTGTCGCGGCTGCCCGACCTGCGGTGTCTGATGTTGACGTCATTCACCTCCGACGAGGCCATGCTCGACGCGGTCCTGGCCGGCGCGAGCGGATATGTCATCAAGGACATCAAGGGCATGGAACTTGCCGAGGCCATCAAGGCCGTCGGCGCCGGACGGTCCCTGCTGGACAATCGCGCCGCCGCGGCGTTGATGACGAAGCTGCGCAACGCCGCCGAGCGGTCCGACCCACTTTCGGGCCTGACCGACCAGGAACGGGTGCTGCTGGATCTGCTCGGTGAAGGCTTGACCAACAAGCAAATTGCCGCACGAATGTTCCTGGCCGAGAAGACGGTCAAGAACTACGTGTCGCGGCTACTCGCCAAACTCGGCATGGAGCGCCGCACCCAGGCCGCGGTGTTCGTGTCGAAATTGGACCGACCGCGGCGCTCTGACGACTGA
- a CDS encoding universal stress protein, whose protein sequence is MYKSASPSSAVVVGIDGSRWSVDAALWAVDEAVSRDVPLRLLYVVEPRGHGAVDPQQEAQDLACADVSVRRALVAVESTEKPVKVEWEVLQGHPSRVLLDASRSADLLCLGSLGIAHATGHRLGSTAATLATSAPCPVAIVRSGNHHGAMQRRHVVVEVDESPDSTVVLEAGISEARLRGAPLTVLATRPTSLSDGRDKAQDDGVCARLDKRLTRHRLANPDIEFNPVAIRGSTMNYLDRQADSIQLLVIGRHRRPGMGEIVGTARSASPQVNCTALICQHNQRL, encoded by the coding sequence ATGTACAAATCAGCTTCACCATCGTCGGCCGTGGTGGTCGGCATCGACGGCTCGCGGTGGTCGGTCGACGCCGCCTTGTGGGCGGTCGACGAAGCCGTCAGTCGTGATGTGCCCCTGCGCCTGCTCTACGTGGTCGAGCCGCGCGGCCATGGTGCTGTCGATCCCCAGCAGGAAGCGCAAGATCTGGCGTGCGCGGACGTCTCCGTGCGGCGCGCGCTGGTCGCGGTCGAGTCCACCGAGAAGCCGGTCAAAGTGGAATGGGAAGTGCTGCAGGGGCATCCCTCCCGGGTCTTGTTGGACGCCAGCCGCTCTGCCGATCTGCTGTGTCTCGGCTCGCTCGGCATCGCGCATGCCACGGGGCACCGGCTCGGTTCCACCGCGGCGACATTGGCCACGTCGGCGCCGTGCCCGGTCGCCATCGTCCGTAGCGGCAATCACCATGGGGCGATGCAGCGCCGTCACGTAGTTGTCGAAGTCGATGAAAGTCCGGACAGCACCGTCGTTCTCGAAGCCGGGATCAGCGAAGCCCGGCTGCGCGGAGCGCCTTTGACAGTGCTCGCAACGCGGCCGACCTCACTTTCCGACGGCCGCGACAAAGCGCAGGACGACGGCGTATGCGCACGACTGGACAAACGCCTCACCCGGCACCGCCTAGCCAATCCGGACATCGAATTCAACCCCGTCGCAATCCGTGGCTCCACCATGAATTATCTTGATCGCCAAGCCGATTCGATCCAGTTGCTGGTGATCGGCAGACACCGCAGGCCCGGGATGGGTGAGATCGTGGGAACCGCACGCTCGGCCTCGCCCCAGGTGAACTGCACGGCACTGATTTGCCAACATAATCAGCGTCTGTAG
- a CDS encoding Acg family FMN-binding oxidoreductase produces MTKAAIPLAEIEGAVLLACRAPSIHNSQPWRWVLEAATLKLYLDSDRLVTTDRSGRQALLSCGAALDHLRVAMAATGWTTTIDRFPDPHNHQHLADIRFHPAGDVTPAQRQAADAILSRRTDRLPFGAVDDRPALQNLLRLAVGNRPSRIDVLAAQTRTELAEASHLTDVLRMYDAAYHAELDWWTSSFDISTGIPHSSLVSVAENDRVEIGRSFPVTRTRERRQDAGDDQATVVVISALGDTREDILACGETLSAVLLEATVAGLASCTLTHLTEHAATRDIISTLTGHPLPQVLVRIGTAPALEDIPPPTPRRQLPDVFRFRPHRPDDRN; encoded by the coding sequence ATGACGAAAGCCGCCATTCCCCTCGCGGAAATCGAAGGTGCGGTGCTTCTGGCTTGCCGGGCGCCGTCGATCCACAACAGCCAGCCGTGGCGATGGGTTCTCGAAGCCGCCACGCTGAAGCTGTACCTCGATAGCGACCGGCTGGTCACCACCGACCGTTCCGGGCGCCAGGCACTGTTGAGCTGCGGCGCGGCATTGGATCATCTCCGGGTGGCGATGGCCGCAACGGGCTGGACCACCACGATCGACCGCTTTCCCGATCCGCACAACCACCAGCACCTCGCCGACATCCGCTTCCACCCGGCCGGCGACGTAACTCCGGCACAGCGGCAGGCCGCAGACGCAATATTGAGCCGACGAACCGACCGACTTCCGTTCGGCGCCGTCGACGACCGGCCGGCACTGCAAAATCTGCTGCGGCTGGCGGTGGGGAATCGCCCGTCTCGGATCGACGTCCTGGCCGCCCAGACACGCACCGAACTGGCCGAGGCCTCGCATCTCACCGACGTGCTTCGCATGTACGACGCCGCATATCATGCCGAATTGGACTGGTGGACTTCATCTTTTGACATTTCGACCGGTATTCCGCACAGCTCGTTGGTCTCGGTTGCAGAAAACGACCGCGTTGAGATCGGACGCTCATTCCCGGTGACCCGCACCCGCGAGCGACGTCAAGACGCCGGCGATGACCAGGCCACCGTCGTGGTGATCTCGGCCCTCGGCGACACGCGTGAGGACATCCTTGCGTGCGGCGAGACGTTGTCGGCGGTGTTGCTGGAGGCCACCGTCGCGGGCCTAGCCAGTTGCACGCTCACCCATCTGACCGAGCACGCGGCCACCCGCGACATCATCAGCACGCTCACCGGTCACCCGCTGCCCCAGGTGTTGGTCCGGATCGGGACGGCCCCGGCTCTGGAGGATATCCCGCCACCGACACCGCGACGCCAGCTGCCGGATGTTTTCCGCTTCCGGCCACATCGCCCTGACGATCGGAATTGA
- a CDS encoding universal stress protein, with protein MVGIDGSKHARRAARWAALEAASRDTTLRLVYVIDSEGPDGQKSIHRAQHALHKAWKAVADTHIDVKLESEILSGSPAECLAEESWRAALVCVGDRGTHDTPDAPRGSTAVEVARNAPGTVAIIRRTHREFDHRKWIVAVLDESASATAVLKAAEADSAWRAAPILMLEPWSHSGEPADQGHPVHAALERYLRAADDGHLESVTLAMPGHLTNLLRQSACIDQLVIVPGDDSELVAELTSDEMRKTLKGSDCTLLFMRTASHPTSGNGAACQQSSIDLATVGQA; from the coding sequence GTGGTCGGTATCGACGGGTCCAAACATGCGCGGCGCGCTGCGCGGTGGGCTGCGCTCGAGGCGGCGAGCCGGGACACCACATTGCGGCTGGTTTACGTCATCGACTCGGAAGGACCTGATGGCCAGAAGAGCATCCACCGCGCGCAGCACGCGTTGCACAAGGCCTGGAAAGCGGTGGCCGATACGCATATCGACGTCAAGCTCGAGTCGGAGATACTCTCCGGCAGTCCGGCGGAATGCTTGGCCGAAGAGTCATGGCGTGCCGCGCTGGTGTGCGTCGGCGACCGGGGGACGCACGACACGCCCGATGCTCCACGCGGATCCACGGCTGTCGAGGTGGCCCGCAACGCACCGGGCACGGTAGCGATCATCCGCCGGACACACCGCGAATTCGACCATCGCAAATGGATTGTGGCCGTGCTGGACGAATCAGCCTCTGCCACTGCCGTACTGAAGGCCGCCGAGGCTGACTCGGCATGGCGCGCCGCGCCCATTCTGATGTTGGAGCCGTGGTCGCATTCGGGTGAGCCGGCCGACCAAGGGCATCCGGTGCACGCCGCCCTGGAGCGCTACTTGCGGGCTGCGGATGACGGTCACCTGGAGTCGGTCACGCTGGCGATGCCCGGGCATCTGACCAACCTGTTGCGCCAGAGCGCGTGCATCGACCAGCTCGTCATCGTGCCCGGCGACGACAGCGAACTGGTGGCGGAACTGACCAGCGACGAGATGCGCAAGACCTTGAAAGGTTCGGACTGCACGCTGTTGTTCATGCGGACGGCCTCCCACCCAACGAGCGGTAATGGAGCTGCCTGCCAGCAGAGTTCGATCGACCTGGCGACGGTAGGGCAGGCATGA
- a CDS encoding three-helix bundle dimerization domain-containing protein has protein sequence MTVLHEPVRDTARADWIAGVAEKLALREGRHDMARDMEIMHWCREAATRFTDARIQAFVPVLVERIVGDRIRRDRIGRGCAPAVMERAGR, from the coding sequence ATGACCGTGCTGCATGAGCCGGTCCGCGACACTGCACGTGCGGACTGGATTGCCGGAGTTGCGGAGAAACTTGCTCTTCGTGAGGGACGCCACGATATGGCGCGCGATATGGAGATCATGCACTGGTGCCGAGAGGCTGCGACGCGGTTCACGGACGCTCGAATTCAGGCGTTCGTCCCGGTTCTGGTCGAGCGCATCGTCGGCGACCGCATCCGGCGCGATCGGATCGGACGGGGTTGTGCTCCGGCGGTTATGGAACGTGCGGGTCGCTAG
- a CDS encoding phosphatase PAP2 family protein, giving the protein MNLDQRIFHVINDFARDTPWLQPLLTAYANDGVFVFLVLLSAGWWLARKSTDPAAMVAAMWTPLGVLAALLIYDPIALSVNETRPCNALRNIVVLHCNTDGGFPSIHAVIVAAVAAGLWLVNRHLGIVAAVAAAVMAFARIYVGAHYPSDVLAGLVLGGVVSGAGYFLFRPLLRRLLEVIGRSRLRGLVTAAPSDPHVP; this is encoded by the coding sequence ATGAATCTCGACCAACGAATCTTCCACGTCATCAACGATTTCGCTCGCGATACTCCATGGCTACAGCCTCTGCTGACCGCGTACGCCAACGACGGGGTGTTCGTGTTCCTCGTGTTGCTGTCGGCCGGATGGTGGCTCGCCCGCAAGAGCACCGACCCGGCGGCCATGGTCGCGGCGATGTGGACACCGCTGGGCGTGTTGGCCGCCCTACTGATCTACGACCCGATCGCCTTGTCCGTCAACGAAACCCGTCCGTGCAACGCACTACGGAACATCGTGGTTCTGCACTGCAATACCGACGGCGGTTTCCCGAGCATCCATGCCGTTATCGTGGCAGCGGTGGCCGCAGGACTGTGGCTGGTGAACCGCCACCTGGGTATCGTGGCTGCCGTGGCGGCGGCTGTGATGGCGTTCGCGCGCATCTACGTCGGTGCCCACTATCCGAGCGATGTCCTTGCCGGCCTGGTACTCGGCGGCGTCGTCAGCGGGGCCGGATACTTTCTGTTCCGACCGCTGCTGCGGCGGTTGCTCGAAGTGATCGGAAGGTCCCGGCTACGCGGCCTTGTCACCGCAGCACCTAGCGACCCGCACGTTCCATAA
- a CDS encoding Rv1893 family protein: MPLNPRDSFDAVRDVAVHSVEKASDIVDNAADIIRGDVREGISGIVENSVDIGRHAVDKLKEVVTGDGANTDAEA; encoded by the coding sequence ATGCCGTTGAACCCCAGGGACTCGTTCGACGCGGTCCGGGACGTCGCCGTGCATTCCGTCGAGAAGGCGTCGGACATCGTCGACAACGCCGCGGACATCATCAGAGGTGATGTAAGAGAAGGGATTTCCGGCATTGTCGAGAATTCCGTCGACATTGGCCGGCATGCTGTCGACAAGCTCAAGGAGGTCGTCACCGGAGACGGTGCCAATACTGACGCCGAAGCGTGA